aatgcacattttagtttaagaGTTACTTGAGAAAAGGTTCTACCAAAAAATGCATCGAAATAACCGTCTATGTATCATTTTCATATAACTTATATAACATTAGCACTAAGTAGTTCAAACCAAgaattaacaaaaaaaaattatgtatgtttgtactaAATCACACTTTTGATCTAACCAAATTAACATCGAATTGAATAGCAAAACTCACTCAAGAGACTAATGCGTAAAAAAACCATAAGCATAGCTTTATCGTCAACTCTGGTAGTATATCATCTCCAAAATTTCGTGTTactgcataaaaataataataaaaataatcattaaaAGAAACATACTGATCATTGGATTAGAAAAGTTTCTCTGGTTGCTCATTCTGCAGTGCCATTTTCACAACTTTGTCACTGTGttatattacggagtaatatataaatAGTAGTTAATGTGTGTTACGTACTGTTATTTCTAGCATGTTATGTTATACTTTAATAAAGTTCGGTAGTTCAACAACGATTGTTACTTGAGACTGACAGTGTAAATGGATCTTCTTATTGATTGATTTTTTTGTGTGCTTCCGGAGACGTCCAAGGGTTCAATACTTTGAGTGCACCCTATATAATCTGCTTTAACACTTTTTTAGTAGGGAATCGTGTCAATGTTTAACAGACTGATAGTAATATTGTATGTTACCTGTTAAGACTGAAGCTCTTAGATATCGATCTTGTAATTGATGGTATGATATGAACCTGAAGTAGTGATGTGGGAAATCAGATACTGGTGGTGTGTCACATATAGATTATGATAGTCTGTATTATATATGCAGAATTCAGCTGCAGCACTCCTTCAAAGTATTCCTAGTCATCATAACTCATTTTTGCATGTACAACATTATCCTGTACTTGAAAATAACCTGGTTATGAAGAAACAATGTCCTGTatcattatattattttaaaaagtTGGTAGTTGTTTTATGCTTATATATTTGTCTAGAAGCGGGCTACAATATCTTAATCTCATCATATTTTCAGGGCACAAAGAACCAATCCACAATATACCTTCATTCGTAGACGATACCAATAAAGGATTTGCAAAATTGGAGTGACGATATCTACCACTGGAACGACCCACCAGCAGCTACACACAATAAAAAACACCATATGAAAATATAAACTAATCCGTACAAAAGTATAACACTAATACGAAAATGATGCAGAATGTAATGTAAATTGAAAAAACACACATGTAGCAGCAGAAGGACCAAACAAAAACAGATAATTCATAGTTGAAACAAATGACGACTCAGGAACATAAGCATTCATAAACTCGGACAGACATTCAGACGTACTTTGCTCACGAAATGTAGTGTCACACCTATCACTTCTAATACATGCTTTCTTAACATGTACGGAGTATTTTTTTTACAACCATCGCCATTTACACCAGAAACATTGGTTAGCAAAACAAAAATTACGACTTTATTTTGTCTTTTTTAGAAGGCATTATGACATGAAATATCCATCAAGTTGTATTGAGTCGAACAATGTTCTCTAATGATATATTATTAATAGAAACAGTAAAACATAATACAAAAAAGAGCAAAACATAATACAAAGAACAATTCAAACTCAAGAAACATGAATAACAAATGCTAATACAATACTAATTTAGAAATTTTTTACATAATTCAGTATATCATTATCTTTCCTTAAAAAACAGTCGCACAAACATTAAAAAACCCTAATTTAAAATATCACAATCTTTCCTTAAGAGTcctaatttaaaaccctaatttaagAACAGTCGCACAAACATTAAAAACCAAAAATTAGGAACATATATGTAAACGCCAATGgaaaactaaaaccctaatttaaaaAATAGAAAAACCTTTGATTACCTTTATATATGAAAATCGATGTTTACCTTCGGGATAGGATAAGGAAGGGAAAAAATGGACCGTTGCTGGTGACGATGGTGGATGCGGCAGTGCTGGTGACGACGGTGGATGCGGCGGTGACGGTGGATGCGGCGGTGATGGTGGATGCAGTAAGGAGAGGAAGGAGCAGGTAAAACCGTCACAACCGTCGATTTTCTGGCTACCGATTGTGACGATGGTGAAAGTTGATGGTGAAAGTCGATGGTGACGATGGAGATATAAGGTTTACGCAGAGAGATAATAGGTAGGGTTGGTAGACTGAATTGGAGGAAATGGGGAGCAGAAGAAGAAGGTTCTATGTATGTATGAGACCTGCTACAGTATAGTAGTAAAGTGAGCGTACTGTTATACTGTAGCGGGCAACTTAGCAAATTAGtatattgttaaaaataaaaatactttcctTTTGATGAATATTAGGACCGGAGAATCCATGTACCGTTGTTTACAGGAAAGATCGATGGAAGATAAACGATTTCAGTGTATGGGGAATTCCGCTGCAATATTTATACTTGAATCGCTTTTCTGAGCTTTTGGTTCATAAGCCTGGTCAAACTTTTCTACTTGGTCTACTGGCCACACTTCTTTCACCTCTTGTAAGTGCCTTTGATCTTCCTAGTTTTTTAATGTGTCAAAAAGGGTAACATATGAGTTACATGATACAGGTCAGGCTGACCTATTCTGACCTGGAAACACTTTATTGTTGATCATAAATTGGCAATATGATAAGTATCATTAAGTTTAAAATTGTAATACTGAAGTACTAAAGTGATTAATCATTTATGTAATCATACAATTTTTATGCGTTTTGTAATCAAACATTTAAGACTTTAAGCAACCCACCATTTATAACAGGGATGGGTGATTTCAAAACTCGTGGAAACTTACATCAAAATAAAGCTTCCACTAGCCAAGTTCAACATGGTACCCGAATGTAACTTCTCAAAAGATGCGCGCTCGTGCTTACTCGCAAGGCTGCCGGATGGCTTTTTCAACCGAGTTGAAACTGGAAGTATTTTGTTAAAAAAATCTCCTAGTTTCAGTTTTCACAAAGATGGCATCCTTATCGATGGGGAGAATAAACCCATAGACACGGATATTGTCATATTAGCTACTGGATTCAAAGGAATTCAGAAACTTAAAAACTTGTTCACGTCACAAGATTATGGTAATTTCATTTCGGCTTCACCAGATTCTAGAGCTGCCTTTTACAGGTGGGCAAAAATAATGATTCGTGCCAATTAATAACCAATATATATTGAACATAATTAACATTCTAACCGTTTGTGATTAATTTTAACAGAGAATGCATTCATCCAAGAATACCACAATTAGGAATAATTGGATTCTCTGAAAGTTTCTCAAACTTGTTCACATCTGAAATACGATGCAAATGGCTAGTGGAGCTTATTGATGGCAATGTTAAATTACCAAGTATTGAAGATATGGAGAAGGACATCTCAAATTGGGATAAGTATTTGAAGAATTCATCTGGTAAATATCATCAACGGTCATGCATTGCTGCTTTGGATATATGGTACAATGATCAACTCTGCAAAGACATGGGTTGGAATCCTAGGCGCAAAAATGGGTTTTGGGCTGACCTGTTTCAACCTTATGGTCCAATGGACTATGCCAATCCATAAGTTCATGAAATGCGAAGTCAGGTTCCATTGACTTGAACGTTGCAATAAAATCCATCTATATTTGAATAAAATGGAGTTAAAACAGATGTTTTGTTTTGGTTTGTCTTATGGTCTTGAATACTTATTGATTCACTTGTGATCTTATATAATCTGTTCTGATAGAATTCTATATTCGACTTTGAACGTGCCATATGAGTAACGAGTAGTGTATGTTACGGGTTCTTTTTCCATCTCTACTAATTGACTAATAATCTTGGATACTTTGTTGTTCTATGACCATCACCAAGATGCGTACAgtgttgtcttttttttttttttggacatcaCTTTGAGATCACCCAGGGAGACTTAACCACTCAAGCGCTCATCTTCCGTAGTTGCATAACCCTCCCTTCCCTGGAGGAAACCCgaaccaatccgagggcatgaccTTTAAAACCCTCCTCCCCGTTgcccccgcactaagcgaaaggcgacctTGGTAGATACTTATGGTCAGGGATAAcgttgagtgcaatgttgcagcctAGCGGAGTCGAACTCTAAGAGAGGCAGGCCATTACCATTTGAGTATCCTCTTGGTTTGTGTTAACCTCTTGGTTCAGAGGAAGGGGTAGAATAGATCTCCATCGGGTCAAAATAACCATTCTTAGCGATATCATTTGTAATTATTCGTTCAAAGTAGTCTAATAATCTTGGATAAATTGTTGACTTATAACCAAGTGTTAAGAAGTTTTAATATCCTTACCGGAGATTTCAAACTCTCTGCTTCAAACTTCACTAAGTAAATATCTTGGGAATGAGCATACACTACGGTCAAGCCACATACATTTTGAGTCAATAAAGGACTCGTCTTCCTCCAGCAACATGGATCGAGCAAATCAAAGGAACCTTTAATTGGTAAGGAAATACGGACAAGGGCACATTCTCAAATAGTAAACCAATACAAACCTTAAAATTCAAATATAGAAACAAGCTTTCTAGTCGTTTAAAAGAATGTTGCCGTAAGTAGAATAACCAAAAATTTATATCGGTAAAGATAAGCTATCAAGACACGATACTTAAATATACCATCATACACTCATATTGATCACAACATACTAAACATGATAAAAAGTTCGAAAAAGGAGTCTattgtcgaaatcatatatatatatatatatatatatatatatatatatatatatatatatatatatatatatatatatatatatatatatatatatatatatagtggtaggatcaagagggaagtaaccattcggggggaagcggagggaagcaaaaactttttttttttcgttttttgaaaaaactttgttcacgaacattatagatgagatgaaaatatgaacatttagtagagacactttgtgataaatgtttttattttggcgggaaaacgctcgaagaagtaatatataacaattatcgtgtttttcgagcgtattttgaggttttagctattggggtttagatattagggtttagatattagggtttatagggtttagatattagggtttatagggtttagatattagggtttagaaatttagggtttagggtttagatttagggtttagatttaggatttagattgagtttttaacacgaacggtttagagtttagggtttagggtttggtgttttgggtttatggaataaacccaaaacaccaaaccctaaaccctaaaccctaaactttaaatcgggctaaattttacttcacaaaacatgaagaaaaaaaacgttcatattctttacgaacaatattatcttgaatgttatttttgtcgatcgttttcccgcctaaataataacattcatcacgaagtgtctcttctaaatgttcatattttcgtgtgatcttgatgccggaaaaaaaaatttcaaaaaaaacgaaaaaaaaaatttttgcttccccccgattggttacttccccattgatcctgtatatatgtatatatagtggtaggatcaagagggaagtaaccaatcggggggaagcggggggaagcaaaaacttttttttttcgttttttgaaaataatttgttcacgaacattatagttgagatgaaaatatgaacatttagtagagacactttgtgataaatgtttttattttggcgggaaaacgctcgaagaagtaatatataacaattatcgtgtttttctagc
The window above is part of the Rutidosis leptorrhynchoides isolate AG116_Rl617_1_P2 chromosome 1, CSIRO_AGI_Rlap_v1, whole genome shotgun sequence genome. Proteins encoded here:
- the LOC139869716 gene encoding probable flavin-containing monooxygenase 1, with the translated sequence MDQKQVVIIGAGISGLVACKYRLSKGLNPVIFESSGDIGGVWAKTIRTTRLQTFKGMYQFMDFPWPSSVTEDYPTQKQVLEYIHSYANHFDLFKHIQFQSVVKEIDYQGSSNSMWSSWNGIKGTFLQGKWKVTVQNGQSQPPSTKVFDADFVILCVGRFKDVPNIPEFYPGTGPEIFKGDVIHSMEYSAMDHEKAEDFVEGKKVVVVGFQKQGLDIAMECSSVNGPENPCTVVYRKDRWKINDFSVWGIPLQYLYLNRFSELLVHKPGQTFLLGLLATLLSPLGWVISKLVETYIKIKLPLAKFNMVPECNFSKDARSCLLARLPDGFFNRVETGSILLKKSPSFSFHKDGILIDGENKPIDTDIVILATGFKGIQKLKNLFTSQDYGNFISASPDSRAAFYRECIHPRIPQLGIIGFSESFSNLFTSEIRCKWLVELIDGNVKLPSIEDMEKDISNWDKYLKNSSGKYHQRSCIAALDIWYNDQLCKDMGWNPRRKNGFWADLFQPYGPMDYANP